One part of the Rutidosis leptorrhynchoides isolate AG116_Rl617_1_P2 chromosome 1, CSIRO_AGI_Rlap_v1, whole genome shotgun sequence genome encodes these proteins:
- the LOC139887148 gene encoding THO complex subunit 1-like → MVKPKYLFITFHSLKEIYEIELIYINYYYYFVLYCQDLFRKVLTQPGNPQDFALQTVQEAIKPQRQTKLVQDENQLLENILRTLLQELVVAAAQSGENTMRYGGLIDDGEDMQGQIPRLLDIVLYLCENEHIEGGMIFQLLEDLAEMSTMRNCEDVFGYIESKQDILGKTELFARGKLVMLRTCNQLLRRLSKANDVIFCGRIIMFLAHFFPLSERSAVNIKGVFNISNETKFEKQAPDGISIDFNFYKTFWSLQEYFSNPASIGLATTKWNKFSSCLMVVLNTFEAQPLNDEDGSANNLEDEAATFSIKYLTSSNLMGLELKDPSFRRHILVQCLILFDYLKAPGKNDKDLPSEALKEEIKFCEERVKPLLVMTPPKGEKFLRSIEHILERERNWVWWKRDGCGPFDKQPTEKKTVRDGGKKRRPRWRLGNKELAQLWKWADQNPNALTDSQLVRTPAVTEYWKPLAEDMDPSAGIEPEYHHKNNRVYCWKGLRFSARQDLEGFSRFTEHGVEGVVPLELMPPDVRSKYQAKPSDKSKRAKKEETKISANQAEENHIATPASEADGEGSRPDLEVSTAPMDTDTANGSPEEPQNETPDTDGGGGQEPGQIEESEPEPGMIDGEVDTESDTTAVG, encoded by the exons ATGGTAAAACCTAAATATCTTTTCATCACATTTCATTCTTTAAAAGaaatatatgaaattgaattaatttatattaattattattattattttgtattatattGTCAGGATTTATTCAGGAAAGTACTAACACAACCtggaaacccacaagattttgctCTTCAAACTGTTCAAGAGGCCATTAAACCCCAG AGGCAAACAAAATTAGTCCAGGATGAGAACCAATTGTTGGAAAACATTTTAAGAACGTTACTTCAGGAGCTGGTG GTAGCTGCAGCTCAATCAGGAGAAAACACAATGCGGTATGGAGGGTTGATCGATGATGGTGAAGACATGCAGGGGCAAATACCTCGTCTTCTTG ACATTGTACTATATCTTTGTGAAAACGAACACATAGAAGGAGGCATGATATTCCAACTTTTGGAAGATTTGGCCGAGATGTCGACAATGAGAAACTGCGAAGACGTCTTTGGTTATATAGAAAGTAAACAAGATATTTTGGGGAAG ACAGAATTGTTTGCAAGGGGAAAGCTCGTAATGTTAAGAACTTGCAATCAACTTCTTCGTCGTTTGTCCAAG GCAAACGATGTGATCTTTTGTGGACGTATCATAATGTTTCTTGCTCATTTTTTTCCATTATCTGAACGCTCCG CTGTCAATATTAAGGGAGTGTTCAATATATCAAACGAAACAAAATTTGAGAAGCAAGCACCTGATGGAATTTCTATCGACTTCAATTTTTACAAAACCTTTTGGAGTTTGCag GAGTACTTTAGCAACCCTGCTTCTATTGGTCTTGCTACTACCAAGTGGAATAAATTCTCTTCTTGTTTGATG GTTGTCCTGAATACGTTTGAAGCTCAGCCTTTAAATGATGAAGATGGTAGTGCTAACAATCTTGAAGATGAAGCAGCAACCTTTAGCATAAAGTATCTTACCAGTAGTAATCTAATGGGTCTGGAG TTGAAGGATCCAAGTTTTCGACGCCATATTCTTGTTCAGTGTCTAATTTTGTTCGATTATCTGAAG GCTCCTGGGAAAAACGACAAGGATTTGCCTTCTGAAGCTTTG AAGGAAGAGATAAAATTTTGTGAAGAGCGAGTAAAACCACTTCTGGTTATGACTCCTCCCAAAGGAGAAAAATTTCTTCGCAGCATTGAGCATATATTAGAACGAGAAAGAAATTGG GTGTGGTGGAAACGTGATGGTTGTGGTCCGTTTGATAAACAACCCACAGAAAAGAAAACTGTTCGAGATGGAGGAAAAAAACG TCGTCCACGATGGAGACTTGGGAATAAAGAACTCGCTCAGTTATGGAAATGGGCTGATCAAAATCCG AATGCTCTTACCGATTCTCAACTTGTACGAACACCTGCTGTCACAGAATATTGGAAACCCTTAGCAGAAGAT ATGGATCCATCTGCTGGAATTGAACCCGAATACCACCACAAAAACAACCGG GTTTACTGTTGGAAAGGTCTTCGATTTTCAGCAAGGCAGGATTTGGAGGGATTTTCTCGA TTCACTGAACATGGTGTTGAAGGGGTTGTTCCTTTGGAACTTATGCCACCTGATGTACGGTCAAAATATCAAGCTAAACCAAGTGACAAGTCAAAACGTGCTAAAAAAGAAGAAACCAAAATATCTGCAAATCAAGCAGAGGAGAATCAC ATTGCAACACCTGCAAGTGAGGCTGATGGTGAAGGTAGTAGACCAGATCTTGAAGTGTCAACCGCACCAATGGACACTGATACTGCAAATGGTTCACCCGAGGAACCACAAAATGAAACCCCTGACACAGATGGTGGTGGTGGTCAAGAGCCTGGTCAAATTGAGGAATCAGAACCAGAACCAGGAATGATTGATGGTGAAGTTGATACCGAAAGTGATACAACTGCTGTAGGATGA
- the LOC139887164 gene encoding uncharacterized protein yields the protein MSIIPRPSLSDDSKTVNKQLPNSLLLRDYLLNDINSCSSNGFRSYPRRPPTSIRFLVQMELNKSETNCKSNLNSGQSSMLQRASTMMIKAFKHFPFIRSGNLSRKILKCSLWKKSDQRYNEVKQLKSLGDLLKETEVTRRTLNSKHSNSNSNSNSDNWSSSSCKDLTPTTTSSTTVNSFEDELVQNDVMDVSRGDELTNENRVGATNYYDITENTKKWQNQQDEQFSPVSVMDFPSDNDNDIDDNNDVSLMFQHRHLYVEGSKKFIHKARRFEGVLNVEPVKLEDRIAQSILESITQNVENVLLDFFKEKIAGEKCSDNETLQIAKDWMEGNEQEMVLEWECSNDRILYVTQMEEDLRWSKYDDEVEKNNISFELEFKIFNSLISEILREFFALE from the exons ATGTCAATAATTCCAAGACCTTCACTTTCGGATGATTCGAAAACTGTCAACAAACAATTGCCCAATTCTCTTTTGCTAAGAGATTACTTACTCAACGACATAAACTCGTGTTCCTCGAATGGATTCAGATCATACCCTCGCCGTCCACCCACCTCCATTAGGTTCCTTGTCCAAATGGAACTTAATAAAAGCGAAACTAACTGTAAGTCGAATTTAAATTCAGGACAATCGTCTATGTTACAACGAGCATCTACTATGATGATTAAGGCATTCAAGCATTTCCCTTTTATCCGCTCCGGGAATCTTTCTAGGAAGATATTGAAATGTAGCTTGTGGAAGAAAAGTGATCAACGTTACAACGAGGTTAAACAGTTGAAATCATTAGGCGATTTACTCAAAGAGACCGAAGTAACTCGGCGTACCTTGAACAGTAAGCATAGTAACAGTAATAGTAACAGTAATAGTGACAACTGGTCCAGTAGTAGCTGTAAAGATCTCACGCCCACTACTACCAGCTCTACCACAGTTAATTCTTTTGAGGATGAATTAGTTCAAAACGACGTCATGGATGTTTCACGGGGGGATGAGTTGACTAATGAAAACAGAGTTGGCGCAACCAATTATTATGATATTACAGAAAACACAAAG AAGTGGCAAAACCAACAGGATGAGCAATTTAGTCCGGTTTCTGTTATGGATTTTCCAAGTGATAACGATAATGACATTGACGATAACAATGATGTTTCTCTCATGTTCCAACATAGACATCTCTACGTCGAAG GATCAAAAAAGTTTATACACAAGGCTCGAAGATTTGAGGGTGTTCTTAACGTTGAGCCTGTGAAATTAGAAGATCGGATAGCTCAATCAATTCTTGAATCTATAACACAAAATG TTGAGAACGTTTTATTGGACTTTTTTAAAGAAAAAATCGCTGGAGAAAAATGTTCTGATAATGAAACGTTGCAAATAGCAAAAGATTGGATGGAGGGAAATGAGCAAGAGATGGTTTTGGAATGGGAGTGTTCGAATGATAGGATATTATACGTAACGCAAATGGAGGAAGATTTGAGATGGTCGAAGTATGATGATGAAGTCGAAAAAAACAATATCAGTTTCGAGTTGGAATTTAAGATATTTAACTCGTTGATCAGCGAGATTTTGCGAGAATTTTTTGCTCTTGAATGA
- the LOC139863014 gene encoding uncharacterized protein, whose translation MKTTSYTFTRMVQHIQVKASSLRIKMITGDNVFTSKAIATEYGFGAFDLSFLAGCGCPYICHRKEIFSPPSMSLQQMSLYFSSLRIVVIIHLGCFTACRFHCF comes from the exons ATGAAGACGACATCGTACACGTTCACTAGAATGGTGCAACATATACAAGTAAAAG CAAGCAGCCTAAGGATTAAGATGATAACGGGAGACAATGTTTTCACATCAAAAGCAATTGCGACAGAATACG GGTTTGGAGCCTTTGATTTATCCTTTTTAGCCGGTTGTGGTTGCCCGTACATATGCCACCGGAAAGAGATATTTTCGCCGCCGTCGATGTCGCTGCAGCAGATGTCTTTGTATTTTTCTAGCTTGCGTATTGTCGTTATAATACACCTAG GTTGTTTTACTGCTTGCCGTTTTCATTGCTTCTGA